The genomic window ACGCCATCGCCGTGGCGGCCTTCCCCGCTCCCACGACTTCCACGTGCCCACCGGCAGGAACCGGGAAACGTTCATCTTGAATTTCCACGGCCGCGTTGTGGAAGCGAACCTGTTCGCTGATCAACCGATCGGCCCGCACCGCATCGACTCCCGCGTTCCAGATTTGCAGCGTCTGTTGGCGAAGCGACATGAGGACCCTCGAAGCTATGGTGAAATAGGACGTAGTTGCCGCACGTCCGGCGACCGTTCGTCCCAGATATTGACCGACACATCCTCAATCATCGCTTCGCCGGCGCCAATCACCTCGAACATGACTTGCAGCGGAGTCGGTCCGGCCGTGTGCCGGTAGATTTCGATCCGCTGCCATCGATCGGCCCCGCGGACCAACGTGCCCAGCTCCGGGCCGCCCAGTGAGTCGTAGACCAACACGCCTTGGAAGGGGCCGCCAAAGCCCAACGTGCGAACCCTGGCGGTGATCCGCAACAGGCGATCCGGCGGGCAATCGACTGCGGGACTTCGCACCCGTACCGCCGTGCCGGCATAGCCGCCGGGAAGCGGCGCGTCGGTGTTCGAGACAACTTCGACTCGCAGCCGGCTCGCCTGCCCCTCGTCCATCGCCGACAATACTTCGACCTCCGAGCGGCTGGTCGACTGAATGCGGCGATCATGAGACCAGCCGGAATGAGCCAGGGCGGTGGGGGAACGGAAAGCGCCGATGGGCAACAGGTTGCGCGACCAACTGCCGGATTGGGTTTGTGCTGATAGCGATACCTGCAGCGGAATGGCGCCGGGTGCCAGCAGGGCTGGGAAGCTGGTCTGCAGGCCGGCCGGCGGCGTCCAGTTGGCCAGCATGCGATCACGCGAACGCATCATCCAAGTGTCCGCTCGCCGCGCCAAACGCAGCGCGGCCGGACCATCACCACCGCGATACAGAGGTTCGCCGGCGACCAGCGTATTGGCCGCGCCGGTAAGCAAACCCGTCGGAATGGCGGTCGGCGGCACCATCCGGGCTGCGACCAACGAGTCCCAGTCGGTGCGAATTTGAAACACCGCTTCGCTGGTCAGTTGCCAGCGATCGAGGGCCGCCGGCATGGCCAACCGCGCTAGTCGAGTGCTGATGCGATGGCCCAGCGAGGGATCATCCGACAGCAAGATTAGTTCCGCCGCATCGGGATCGGTGATTTGCAGCGCCGGTCCCTGAGGAGTCTGGGCGACGTCCAACCGTTCCGCCGTCATCCCCGTCAACCGCCAAGCAAAGCGATGGGCCATGGTGGAGGGCAGGCGGATCTGCAACAGGTCTTCTTCGCCGGTGGAAACATTCTGGGGGCTGTCCGACTGCGTGGTGGCGATCAGCAGGTCCGTGACGCCTAGGTTCAGCCGCTGGACGTCGTAGTTTCCCGTTGGGCATATCATCGGGCCGGCCGCCGCGGCTCGAGCGACCAGGGGGCTGACCGATTCGATCATGCGATTGATAAATCCCACCGCCAGAGCTCGCTTCTGATCGACCGGCAGACCGCTGGCCAACGAACCGGACGATCGGAACACAATCGCTTGCGGGCTTTGCTGCAAGGCTCGCATGCTCTGCAGCCAGAGCCCATGCCAACCGTAGTCGTCGACCGGCGAGGCACCGACGTGGTTGGCAAACGCGTTGAGTTGTTGAACCAAAGGGGACGGGGGAGATGTCTGCACGCCGACGGCCACCTGCACCGACTGCTTTGTGCGGCGTCGCATATCGGCCAGGTAGTCCTGTTCCTCGCCGGGCTGCAGGCCCAGCGTGGTGGGCGGTAGATCATAGACCAGCGCAGGAACCATCGCGGCGTACTCCGACCAAGCTTCGGCCGGCGCGATCACGGTCGGGCGTTGCCAGCGGCCAGGAAGCGCGGCCAGACGCGCGATTTCACGCTGCACGGCGGGCAGGCGAGCCTGATCCTGTGAGGTCCCTAAGTACCAGGCCGCGACCGGTTCCAGGAGCGTTTCCCAGTCGGGATTAGGTGCCGAGGGTGGAGGCGCGTAGATCAGTATCCTGGCCCGGCTGGCTTCACGCAAAATTTCAGCGGTTGGGGCGGCCGGCAGAAGCACCGCATCGAAGCCCAGAGTGCGGAGGTACGACAGCGGTTCGCCATGGTATTCGACAATCCGAGTGATGGTGTCGACCGCGAAACCGGCTGCTTGTGGCATGCCGGCACCGGAGGACAGCGGATTGCCGGTGCGTGAGGCAAGACCGTTGGCGGGGTCGGGCAGAGAGGGCCGAGCGGCCACGCCGACGCTGCCGACCGGCACCATCTGGTCGACCGAGAGATCATCGACGCGGATCGTCATCATCCCGGGCTGGTTGTAGACATCCAACAGCACGGCATCGACGAACCTGCCCCGCAGATCGGCATCGGCTCCGTGTTCGATCCGGATCGCCGCCTCTTTTTCACGCAATCGTTTCGGCAGGTTGTCGATCCGCAACTGGTCCCACTTGCCCGCTCGGCGGTGCGCGGTGCCGAACACGATGGCGGAGACCGTGCGTCCCGACTGCGGGTCGTGGACGTAGGGGTAGCGGACTCGCATCCCGATCCGCGGACCGGGTTGGGCGCTGCGAACCCACAAACTGGCTTGCAGCTCGTCCAGCACATGGCTGGGGCTGATGCGGTACTCCAACAGCAGCCGCGTGCCGTGAGTGGCGGCCAGCGTGACCGCTTCGCAGGGCCCGCGATCGTGACCGCCGGTGGGGTCGATTTGGTGTTTGAGCAATTTGGCCCGGCAATCGTTTTCCGCTAACTGCCACTGCAGTGGCAGGCGTTCGAGCGCATCAAACAGTTGGGCGTCGAGCGGGCGGGCGAGGGCCAAGCAACCGATAACCGCCAACACTGCCACCAACCACCGCAGCGGCAAAGTTCCCGCAGGACGGAGCGATCCCGCAGGCGGATTCGGTGACAACCGAACCAGCCGTTTTGTTGGCTGCAGCATGGGAAATCGTTGACCCCAGGTCACGTTGGCTGAACAATGAGTCTGATGTTGCGAAAACGAAACGTCGGGTGTTTTCCCGAGAATCGACGTAAGTCGCTGTAGTACGGTGATTTACGGTTTTATGTCAAGATTGATTGCGTTGTTTTTTGGCAACGTGGCAATTTGGAACAAGGCTTATTGTGTTTTCGCAAGTGCTTGTCTTCAAACGAGTTAGGGATGGTTCGTGGCTGTCAGTACAGGGATGCGGCATTGTAGGTGCATTATCACCTGATCATCAAACGCCAATTGAAACACTTGGCAAGACTGTTCGTTCTCCTCTGGAGCTGCTTAGATGCAAAAATCGGTTCGCCCCGTTTCCGCCCCTGTTACCGAAGAAATGCCCAACGAACTAAAGGAATTGGTTCGAGCCATGGAATCGCTCCCGGCCGCTCAACGCGATGCCCTGCGTCCAAGTGTCGAACGGGTGGTCGAATGCAGCACTCGTCGCCGCCGAATTTTGAATCTGGTCCAGGAAGCGTTGTCGCAGCTGCGGTTGGACATGAAATACTTGATCTTTGACCTGGAAGCGACTCGCCGCGAAAAGGAATCGTTGCAGGCCGAGTTGGACGAGCTTCGCGGCTAGGGGGGCAGGGCCGCCGCAAACCAACCGGGTGGATGTTACAATGGCTCGGTTGGCATGTTTTTCCTGATTTCTCGCTCAGCACGACCGATTTGAATGAGTTTACCGACCCCCGAACAATTTATGCAGCGGATCGTGGATGTGGGCTTGGCCGACCGTTTGACGGTCGAGCAGGCTCGTCGCGAATTGGACGCGGGGGCGATGGACCTGGACGAGCTGATTCGGGCGATGCAGCGGCGAGGCGTGTTAACCACGCTGCAGACCGAGAAAATTCTTCGTGGCGACCGAATCGGTTATTTCTATGGCAAATACAAGGTGCTGTATCTGATCGGTGCAGGTACGTTCGCTCGGGTGTATCGTGCCGAAAAAATCGGCGATTTGGACACCCTGGCCGACGAGACCAAGGGCAAGGCCATCTTTGCGGTCAAGGTGTTGCGCAAACGGTTTCGCGACGAGGTCGCGCAGCTGGATCAGTTTCTGCGTGAAGGCCGGATGGGGCTGAAACTACGGCATCCCAATATCGTCAGTATTTATGACATCAACGCGGATACCTATAACCCATTTTTGACGATGGAGTTCGTCGAAGGGCAGACGCTCCGCGACCTGATGAAGCTTCGCGACCGGCTGCCGCCCAAGACCGCCGTCAAATTAATGCACGACATCGCCTCTGGGTTGGCGCATGCCGCTTCGATGGGGATTTCGCACCGGGATATGAAGCTGTCCAACGTGTTGGTCAGTTCCGAGGGCGTGGCCAAATTGGTCGACTTTGGCTTGGCCGCCTTGGCCGATCGCAACAATCCCGAAAAAATTGCCGACTGCCCGAATGCTCGAGCGATCGACTACGCGGCCTTGGAACGCGGCACAAATGTCCGTAAGGACGACCCCCGCAGCGATATTTATTTTGCCGGGGCGATGATGTACCAGATGTTGAGCGGAAAACCGGCCCTGACGGAAACCCGCGACCGCCTGCAACGCCTAAACGTCAGCCGTTTCGAGCAGGTGACGCCGATCCAAAAAGTCGTCTCGGACTTGCCGGCTCCGGTGATTCAGGTGTGCACCAAGGCGATGGAGTTGAAACCCGGCGAACGCTATCAGACGGCCGCCGAGTTTCAGGCCGATTTGAAGAAGACCATGCAGCGGCTCGAAGCCGGCCCGACCCAGAAAATTGGGGCCGACGGCAAGGTCGTGGTCAGTTATCCCGAGGATGAGGAGGATCGCACCAACGAAGGCGAAGGGTTGGTGGTGATGGTCGTGGAATCGATCGTGAAAATGCAGGATATGATCCGCCAACGGCTGAAAAATCGTGGCTATCGCGTGCTCATGATTTCGGATCCCGAACGCGCGCTGAGTCGTTTTGATCCGCTCGATGACCCGCCGGCCGACTGTGTGGTGTTCAGTTCGCTGGAATTGGGCGAGCAGGCGCTGGAGGCCTTCAACCGCTTTGGCAGCGACGAACATACCGCCGAGTTGCCGGCTATCTTGTTGGTCGATCGACGCCGCGCGAATATGATTAGTGCAGCCAAGCAGGGGCCCCGACGCCGCCTGTTGCCGCTGCCGCTGAAGGTTCGCGAATTACGCGGCGCGTTGTCGCAACTGTTGGCGGACACGCCTCGTCGCCAAATGCGATAGAGGCGTCCGGCAGATTCGAATTTGATGGAGAAACGAAACCATGTCTGTATTCGCTGAGCAGCTGAGCGCTTACCTGGACCAATCCGGCCTGCAGTATCAACAAAGCGACGCCAGCGATGTGTTTCAGATGTGTTTTGATAGTGAGCACGGCATCAATCGCGTGTTGGTGTTGGTAGCCGACGACTTACTGCAGATTTTCACCTATCCACCCAACAAAGTCATCGAAGCCCATCGGCTGGCCATTGCACATGCGGTGACTCGGGCGAACTTTGGTTTGCGAATCGGTCAGTTCGAGCTGGATGTCGACGACGGCGAGCTGCGCTATCGGATCGCGGTTCCGCTGGGCGACGAGTTGCCGTCGAGTGATGTGCTGGACTGTTTGTTGCCGTTGGGAGGAGCCATGGTCGAGCGCTATCTGCCGGCGTTTTTATCCATCATCTACGGCAACGAAGATGTCAAACTGGCGATCAAAGCCGCCGAGCTATAGCGGGTCGCATGACGCATTGGGACGATTCGGAAAACGTGGCGGTGATCACCGGTGCCTCCAGTGGTATCGGTCGGGAACTCGCCCTCCAAGCCGCGGAGCGGGGCGCGTCGTTGGTGCTGGTCAGTCGCAGTGCGGCTCGGCTTGCCGAAGTCGCCGATGCCTGCCGCCAACGCGGCGGTCAAGCCATCGCGGTGCCCACCGACGTGGGCAACCCACAGCAATGTCAGCAGATGATCAAGCAGGCGGTCAAGACGTTTGGCGGCATCGACTATTTGATCAATAACGCGGGCTTCACCATGTTCGCTCGCTTTAGCGAATTGCCCAGCCCCGAGTTGATCGAACGGATGACTCGGGTGAATTATCTTGGTTCGGTTTACTGCACCTATTATGCGCTTCCCTATCTGCGGCAGCGACAGGGACGCGTGGTGGCGGTGATCAGCGGAGCCGGTCGGATGCGAGGGCCTTTTTCCACCGGCTATGGCGGCAGCAAACACGCCATGCGAGGTTTCTTTGAATCGTTGCGAGTCGAATTGAAACCGGATCGGGTCAGCGTCACGACGGTCTATCCCGGGTTTATCGACACCGGCATCTACGATCGCATCGAAGGCGCCGATGGGCATCCCGTGCCGGGGATGAAAGAGATTGTGCCCGCCTTTGCGATGATGTCGGTCGAGCGCTGCTGTCGTAAGATTTGGACTGCGGCGCGCAAACGGAAACGCCAGTCGGTGCCGGGGCTGACCTGCCGGTTGGGCATCTGGGGAGACTTTATGTTTCCCGGTCTGACGGAATTCTTCTGCCAGCGAATGTTGCCCAAAGAACCACCGCGTAGCCAACGTCCTCAAGCGTTGGACACCAGCGCGTAGCCGATCTCGCCAGAGATTGGATCGTGGCCGCACAAAGGGCCAGAGTTGGGCGACTTCGGCTACGCCCAAGTTCGGCGACGGTGTCCTCAGCGGTTTCGTTACAACTTGCTGCCTGGCCGTGGCAAACGCATGGCTCGAGTTAGCAGAGCGTCGCGCCAACGCAGCGGTGTGTAGCGGACCAGCAGGGCCACAAAACGCGACTCAGAGCCGACCAGATAACGTGCCCGTGGGTGTCGAGCGCGCAGCACTCGCAACACTTTGTCGGCCACCACCGATGCCGCGATGCCTTTCTGAACATTCGTGCTGAGCGTGTTGGTAACGGCGGCGATCGTGTCTTCGTATTGT from Roseimaritima ulvae includes these protein-coding regions:
- a CDS encoding transcriptional regulator — protein: MQKSVRPVSAPVTEEMPNELKELVRAMESLPAAQRDALRPSVERVVECSTRRRRILNLVQEALSQLRLDMKYLIFDLEATRREKESLQAELDELRG
- a CDS encoding serine/threonine-protein kinase — encoded protein: MSLPTPEQFMQRIVDVGLADRLTVEQARRELDAGAMDLDELIRAMQRRGVLTTLQTEKILRGDRIGYFYGKYKVLYLIGAGTFARVYRAEKIGDLDTLADETKGKAIFAVKVLRKRFRDEVAQLDQFLREGRMGLKLRHPNIVSIYDINADTYNPFLTMEFVEGQTLRDLMKLRDRLPPKTAVKLMHDIASGLAHAASMGISHRDMKLSNVLVSSEGVAKLVDFGLAALADRNNPEKIADCPNARAIDYAALERGTNVRKDDPRSDIYFAGAMMYQMLSGKPALTETRDRLQRLNVSRFEQVTPIQKVVSDLPAPVIQVCTKAMELKPGERYQTAAEFQADLKKTMQRLEAGPTQKIGADGKVVVSYPEDEEDRTNEGEGLVVMVVESIVKMQDMIRQRLKNRGYRVLMISDPERALSRFDPLDDPPADCVVFSSLELGEQALEAFNRFGSDEHTAELPAILLVDRRRANMISAAKQGPRRRLLPLPLKVRELRGALSQLLADTPRRQMR
- a CDS encoding YbjN domain-containing protein encodes the protein MSVFAEQLSAYLDQSGLQYQQSDASDVFQMCFDSEHGINRVLVLVADDLLQIFTYPPNKVIEAHRLAIAHAVTRANFGLRIGQFELDVDDGELRYRIAVPLGDELPSSDVLDCLLPLGGAMVERYLPAFLSIIYGNEDVKLAIKAAEL
- a CDS encoding SDR family oxidoreductase; protein product: MTHWDDSENVAVITGASSGIGRELALQAAERGASLVLVSRSAARLAEVADACRQRGGQAIAVPTDVGNPQQCQQMIKQAVKTFGGIDYLINNAGFTMFARFSELPSPELIERMTRVNYLGSVYCTYYALPYLRQRQGRVVAVISGAGRMRGPFSTGYGGSKHAMRGFFESLRVELKPDRVSVTTVYPGFIDTGIYDRIEGADGHPVPGMKEIVPAFAMMSVERCCRKIWTAARKRKRQSVPGLTCRLGIWGDFMFPGLTEFFCQRMLPKEPPRSQRPQALDTSA